In Pochonia chlamydosporia 170 chromosome 3, whole genome shotgun sequence, the following are encoded in one genomic region:
- a CDS encoding myb-like DNA-binding domain-containing protein — protein MNKPLKFKSYNPSLQRLQKKKKVFMPKTHSRGLVSHENPGQCEAVTETSSENHDLIDTMFINPTLVNWSNDSCVAPQLENSCSPFNEDSRVVHEHPQTSISLAVQSAPTGCWQPAEVQSLPGPEEDAAVDSRWSSWNNNNHFICPLSPPSPDRPTTRARTETPSPDSPCGGHVSVSCWLQADQQPNNIKSNLQLEHDHDVVETTNEQQRKRPKLTLPDESSHSPHGTTEDNNSNLDDNDSGESAAIPYSMRGLDAATAHNESLLSPHASIQLDAPAFVPTCPSGQCSSHRREEAIPRQSNKAEASCSACAAPQETNYLPRMQYMRQASKCKSCSTLRVALLESLSLLQHLLDEDVPSTGCEPVGDISNSSYGLGNGFRVDTSSCGETLDTYTPSDEGDERSAVQVEVTNLSGQQRQLSQLEERRLRAWRRENKSESWIASKLKNSKSARFDVRRANTQMSTTRAKFTSDEDDLIKTLKEEEQLTWTQIQERHDNQFHRRSKESLQVRYCTKLKNREKA, from the exons ATGAACAAACCGCTGAAGTTCAAGTCCTATAATCCAAGCCTTCAACGGctgcaaaaaaagaagaaggtctTTATGCCTAAGACGCATTCGAGGGGGTTGGTATCTCACGAGAATCCCGGGCAATGCGAGGCAGTAACTGAGACGTCATCAGAGAATCATG ACTTAATTGATACGATGTTTATTAATCCTACGCTTGTTAATTGGTCCAACGACTCATGTGTGGCTCCGCAGCTCGAGAATAGCTGCTCTCCTTTTAACGAGGATAGCCGAGTGGTGCACGAGCATCCTCAAACTTCGATCAGCCTTGCAGTGCAGTCAGCGCCAACCGGATGTTGGCAACCGGCCGAAGTGCAATCGCTTCCCGGTCCTGAAGAGGATGCCGCCGTGGACTCACGATGGTCGTCATggaacaacaacaatcacTTCATATGTCCGCTATCTCCACCATCTCCAGACCGACCTACTACTAGAGCAAGGACTGAAACCCCTTCGCCAGACAGTCCGTGTGGCGGGCATGTGAGCGTTTCGTGTTGGCTGCAGGCTGATCAGCAGCCAAACAACATCAAGTCAAACCTGCAGCTAGAACATGACCATGACGTTGTTGAGACAACTAATGAACAGCAGAGGAAGCGGCCAAAGTTGACCCTCCCTGATGAAAGCAGTCATTCACCGCATGGAACCACCGAGGATAATAACAGCAATTTGGACGATAATGACTCAGGAGAAAGTGCCGCTATACCTTATTCAATGCGCGGCTTAGATGCTGCCACAGCCCACAATGAGTCTTTGCTCAGCCCTCATGCAAGCATTCAATTGGACGCTCCTGCTTTTGTGCCAACGTGCCCCTCGGGACAGTGCAGCTCTCATCGCCGCGAGGAAGCCATACCACGTCAATCCAATAAAGCAGAGGCAAGCTGTTCAGCATGTGCTGCACCGCAGGAGACGAATTATTTACCCAGAATGCAATATATGAGGCAAGCTAGCAAATGCAAATCATGCTCGACTTTACGCGTGGCCCTCCTAGAATCATTATCATTGTTACAGCATCTTTTGGACGAGGATGTGCCCAGTACGGGATGTGAGCCCGTGGGGGACATTTCCAACTCAAGTTACGGTCTTGGAAACGGATTTAGAGTCGACACCAGCAGTTGCGGAGAGACGTTAGATACATATACCCCCAGCGACGAAGGTGACGAAAGGTCAGCCGTCCAAGTCGAAGTCACGAATCTATCTGGTCAGCAGCGTCAGTTATCACAGCTAGAAGAACGCCGTCTACGAGCATGGAGGAGGGAAAATAAGTCAGAATCTTGGATTGCTTCCAAGCTCAAAAACTCAAAGTCGGCTAGATTCGATGTTCGTCGAGCGAACACGCAAATGTCCACCACTAGGGCAAAATTTACTTCAGACGAAGACGATCTTATCAAAACgctgaaggaggaggagcaacTTACATGGACGCAAATCCAGGAGCGGCATGATAACCAGTTCCATAGGCGATCAAAGGAGTCGCTTCAAGTGCGGTACTGTACAAAGCTGAAGAATCGCGAGAAAGCGTGA
- a CDS encoding FluG domain-containing protein (similar to Colletotrichum gloeosporioides Nara gc5 XP_007287118.1) translates to MAVRRSKANGPPSHHGKFAERFAAKEAQRKAPKPAPLSAEEHAANRKRLSKVRFVKPKYSEETMINLAGIFKKWNRYCDEAGVGDWEETIRSLGPETTMDFFLFVCGNYKVKSWGSTEEYIRQFQQLYTTVTGQYMNRAHSKAVYNYHHNVLVPRFRLRAPNIDGKAVLNVDSLRVILTFNMAYDAGTFDLERHRIQLAACYQILCYTGARPAELVDGERKKPKNGSVERLFGKKVVQADGDTSEDAADALVEESQKAEELLSMETTKRGRPKALCYEDILMMLCVRITDLGSAACTPLRWKEDMLKVPIFRRIRGCDLSTYEPMPYAKLSYDMARQSLDSGHEKAWTPRFARRGAANAANGDAPDSVRDQMMRHDPRFSTFFSAYLNENARFDLQNAFLEEEKQNQLFRMFAHVSLTRDPRATRDMVPDEAWAQVPPDPDITELEEERAQLKQGRYRIAGCENEEKIRELTEKIRAKKAEREKRIVKDYREYYFYHRPTWDIEAQARGEVEEQYEEPVIDLIVPERVRLAEMLCFQPKDLTEEQISRLRIDVVDLMVALCDKRDTGKPRQSQPKPPVQVPIHQFVKEESPAFEAWCRADPFPLLMNASQCPDCIGDERLTTAERTFQWCRPTIRNDHFDDQHLTERESAVAQGVAAGEQETLETGATSHDDTWEENSAPAEGPGGAGAGMMAAGSHRDINLEQPFMDVGSQVCGCSLLIQTMGRDTMKQYHVTGYGHVQEITVASCGVAIR, encoded by the exons ATGGCCGTTCGTCGATCCAAGGCAAATGGTCCGCCTAGTCATCACGGCAAGTTTGCAGAGCGGTTCGCTGCCAAAGAGGCGCAGAGGAAAGCTCCAAAGCCAGCGCCGCTCTCGGCCGAGGAACATGCAGCAAACCGAAAGCGATTAAGCAAAGTTCGTTTCGTTAAGCCAAAGTACTCGGAGGAGACGATGATTAATCTCGCTGGCATTTTCAAGAAGTGGAACAG ATACTGTGACGAGGCCGGAGTTGGGGATTGGGAGGAAACGATCCGGTCTCTCGGACCAGAAACAACCATggacttcttcctcttcgtaTGCGGAAACTACAAGGTGAAATCCTGGGGTTCGACTGAGGAGTATATCAGACAGTTCCAACAGCTTTATACCACCGTCACGGGTCAATACATGAATCGAGCCCACAGCAAAGCAGTATACAAT TATCACCATAATGTATTAGTTCCCAGATTTCGCCTGCGTGCGCCGAATATTGATGGCAAAGCTGTCTTGAATGTCGACAGTCTGCGAGTCATTTTGACCTTCAACATGGCCTATGACGCCGGCACATTTGACCTCGAGCGGCACCGCATTCAACTAGCTGCTTGTTACCAAATCCTATGCTATACTGGTGCGCGGCCGGCCGAACTAGTAGATGGTGAAAGGAAGAAACCCAAGAATGGTTCCGTAGAAAGGCTCTTTGGGAAGAAGGTCGTCCAGGCAGACGGTGATACGTCGGAGGATGCAGCGGATGCCTTGGTCGAAGAATCGCAGAAGGCCGAGGAGCTACTCTCCATGGAAACAACAAAGCGTGGACGGCCAAAGGCACTTTGTTATGAAGACATTCTTATGATGCTC TGTGTTCGAATCACAGATCTGGGGTCCGCTGCGTGCACGCCGCTGCGGTGGAAAGAGGATATGCTCAAAGTGCCAATTTTCCGCCGCATTCGAGGCTGTGACCTCTCCACCTACGAGCCTATGCCGTATGCAAAGCTCAGTTACGATATGGCGCGGCAAAGCCTTGATTCCGGGCACGAGAAGGCCTGGACACCAAGATTTGCTCGCAGAGGCGCTGCTAATGCTGCCAATG GGGACGCGCCGGATTCCGTTCGTGACCAGATGATGCGGCATGATCCTAGGTTTTCTACCTTCTTTAGTGCGTACCTAAACGAGAATGCGAGGTTCGACCTTCAAAATGCCTTTttggaggaagagaagcaaaaTCAGTTATTTCGGATGTTTGCACACGTTAGTCTCACTCGAGACCCTCGAGCGACGCGCGATATGGTACCAGACGAAGCATGGGCTCAGGTGCCACCTGATCCGGATATCACGGAACTAGAAGAGGAGCGTGCGCAACTAAAGCAGGGCCGGTATCGAATCGCCGGCTGTGAAAATGAAGAGAAAATACGGGAGCTCACAGAAAAAATCAGAGCGAAAAAGGCAGAGCGAGAGAAGCGGATTGTCAAGGACTATCGCGAGTATTACTTCTACCATCGTCCGACCTGGGACATCGAAGCGCAAGCCCGCGgggaggtggaagagcagTATGAAGAGCCTGTTATTGACCTCATTGTTCCCGAACGCGTCAGACTAGCTGAGATGCTCTGCTTTCAGCCCAAAGACTTGACGGAAGAACAAATTTCTCGCTTGAGAATCGACGTGGTCGACCTCATGGTCGCGCTTTGCGACAAAAGGGACACTGGCAAACCCCGTCAGTCTCAACCAAAACCTCCCGTGCAAGTTCCTATCCACCAATTTGTCAAAGAAGAGTCTCCTGCGTTTGAAGCCTGGTGCAGAGCCGATCCCTTTCCTCTTCTTATGAACGCAAGCCAGTGTCCCGATTGTATCGGCGACGAGCGGCTGACGACTGCCGAGCGCACATTTCAGTGGTGTCGTCCAACAATACGAAATGACCACTTCGACGACCAGCATCTGACAGAACGGGAGTCCGCCGTGGCTCAAGGTGTCGC AGCAGGTGAACAGGAGACGCTCGAAACAGGGGCAACGTCGCATGACGACACGTGGGAGGAAAACTCAGCTCCGGCAGAAGGACCTGGAGGGGCAGGTGCTGGTatgatggctgctggcaGCCATCGCGACATCAATCTTGAACAGCCGTTCATGGATGTAGGGTCGCAGGTCTGTGGTTGCAGTCTCCTGATTCAGACAATGGGTCGAGATACCATGAAGCAATATCATGTTACTGGGTATGGACACGTTCAGGAGATCACAGTCGCCTCATGCGGCGTTGCGATCAGATGA